A window of Variovorax paradoxus EPS genomic DNA:
TCGACGCCTTCCGCAGCGCGGTAACGCAGGCCGAGCGCGAGTTCCGCAGCAGCGTCGGCGACGAGATCGCCACCGTGGTAACCATCGGTCTCGAAGCCTATACGGCGGGCTAGACTCGGCCGAGAGACAAAGTGAATGGCGCCGGCATGGCGCCCGAACCGGCCGGAGGTGGCTCATGCGAATACTGATTGCCGAAGACGACCAGGTGCTCGCCGATGCCCTGCTGCGCAGCCTGCGCACCTCGGGTGCGGCGGTCGACCACGTGGCCAACGGCTCGCAGGCCGACACCGCGCTCATGACACACAGCGAGTTCGACCTGCTCATCCTCGACCTGGGCCTGCCCAGCCTGCACGGCATCGAGATCCTCAAGCGCCTGCGCGCCCGCGGCTCGCAACTGCCCGTGCTGGTGCTGACCGCCGCCGACAGCGTCGAGGAGCGCGTCAAGGGCCTGGACCACGGCGCCGACGACTACATGGCCAAGCCCTTCAGCCTGCAGGAACTCGAAGCGCGCGTGCGCGCCCTCACCCGCCGCGGCATGGGCGCCACCAGCAACGCGATCCGCCATGGCCCGCTGGTCTACGACCAGGCCGGCCGCGTGGCGACCATCGACGGC
This region includes:
- a CDS encoding response regulator transcription factor; this translates as MRILIAEDDQVLADALLRSLRTSGAAVDHVANGSQADTALMTHSEFDLLILDLGLPSLHGIEILKRLRARGSQLPVLVLTAADSVEERVKGLDHGADDYMAKPFSLQELEARVRALTRRGMGATSNAIRHGPLVYDQAGRVATIDGKMIELSARELGLLEVLLQRAGRLVSKDQLVDRLCEWGEEVSLNAIEVYIHRLRKKIEKGPVRIATVRGLGYCLEKIPG